From Styela clava chromosome 6, kaStyClav1.hap1.2, whole genome shotgun sequence, one genomic window encodes:
- the LOC120331256 gene encoding spermine synthase-like → MDSWLLEFRMNTNKVNEETKKFMDQMSKLIKTLDMNCNLMFENRKDSITALYMNSNGLKVLLQQTDGGLFTLDIHATTRRNSYFKDRVNQLDENIRKLDFAEIPKTPRYESLPALKRGREFSCYDVSDGMIGEKDFDKVVLDEVTSRQNIRILHSVAFGNVFYCNGDLNLAESDYEGFSHAMSGFGKVDYVDKTVLILGGGDACVLRRIKDLGPSMITVIDYDQRAIDVTKIYLPTICGDVLNSMTGKNYRIIIGDAGEYLEKAVKNRLKVDIVINDITCIPVVSKIDGREWDFVRKLLNLSMGVLKDGGVYITHGVSPSHLQAQESFENEIHKLDYSVHFTKEIATIPSYQENWLVYLIWKQLKNEHSQSDTQTNSINKM, encoded by the coding sequence ATGGATTCATGGCTTCTTGAGTTTCGAATGAACACTAACAAAGTGAATgaggaaacaaaaaaatttatggatCAAATGAGCAAACTTATCAAGACATTGGACATGAACTGCAATCTTatgtttgaaaatagaaaagatTCGATTACTGCACTTTATATGAACAGCAATGGATTAAAAGTCTTGTTGCAACAAACTGATGGCGGTCTGTTTACATTGGACATTCACGCTACAACAAGAAGGAATTCCTATTTTAAAGATCGTGTGAATCAGTTAGatgaaaatattagaaaattagaCTTTGCAGAAATACCTAAAACACCTCGGTATGAAAGTCTTCCTGCTTTGAAACGAGGCCGAGAGTTTTCTTGTTACGATGTCTCCGATGGAATGATCGGCGAAAAAGATTTTGATAAAGTAGTTCTCGATGAAGTTACGTCAAGACAGAACATTAGAATTCTACACTCCGTCGCATTTggaaatgttttttattgtaacGGCGATTTGAATCTTGCTGAATCTGACTATGAAGGATTTTCTCATGCAATGTCCGGATTTGGGAAGGTCGATTACGTCGATAAAACTGTGCTTATTCTTGGAGGAGGCGATGCATGCGTTCTGCGCAGAATCAAGGATCTCGGTCCGTCCATGATAACTGTCATTGATTATGATCAAAGGGCAATCGACGTTACAAAGATATATTTACCAACAATTTGCGGCGATGTTCTCAATTCTATGACGGGAAAAAATTATCGAATTATCATTGGAGATGCAGGAGAATATCTTGAAAAAGCTGTGAAAAATAGGTTGAAAGTTGACATTGTCATAAATGACATAACATGCATTCCGGTTGTTTCAAAAATTGATGGAAGAGAGTGGGACTTTGTGAGAAAACTTTTAAATCTTTCTATGGGAGTTTTAAAGGATGGCGGTGTGTATATAACTCACGGAGTGTCACCCAGTCATCTCCAAGCCCAAGAATCATTCGAAAATGAAATACACAAACTTGATTACTCAGTTCATTTCACCAAAGAAATAGCTACAATACCATCATATCAAGAAAATTGGCTAGTATATCTTATCTGGaaacaattaaaaaatgagCACTCACAATCAGATACCCAGACAAACTcgattaataaaatgtaa